The DNA sequence ctggagtcccccaggggtctgtgatatcccccacgctctttcttctgcatatcaatgatatgctctctctcgggaacatacattgctatgcagatgacagtacagtgcacgggggataccacggacgcgcagcggctggacgggcggaaactgaggagagacggagggatcttgttgttgaactcgataggacgttaggactcatcgccaaatggggctctgacaatcttgttgagtttaacgccaagaaaacacaggtgtgcgctctcacagcgaaaaagtcaccattttcccttcctccttccctctgtggcactacgctggagatacatagcaaagtcgccatactgggaatcgacgttcggtgcgacctcaatccaaaggatcacatcgaggctgttataaaaacagcctcacgtaaactcggagtcctgaacaaggtgcggcgttttttcacgcctgctcaactgctcctgctgtataaaacacaggtacggtcctgcgttgaatattgctcgcacctctgggatggctccgctaagtacctactggaggccttggatcggttgcagcgacgtgcggttcgcattattggcgatgtaaaggtcaccaacaccctcgagcctttacaattgcgtcgagagatagcggcactcagcgctttctatcgaatgtgtcacggcgagtgctcagaggaactattctcccttattcctgcttcccctttcctacacaagtccacgcgtgctggttctcgatgtcaccgcctaactgtgacatcaattccatcgcgtacaaagaaatttggcaactcttttctttgtcgcacttccaaaacatggaattctttaccagcgcacgtattcccctcctcttatgacctgggttccttcaaacgaggcgtgaagaggcatcttgcgggccggcaaggcgggggcggctagagcagatcacctttcccaactgcactagccgtcgtcgcgtttggactctactaccacttaccatcaggtggagcagagtcatttgccctcccgggctatataaaaaaaaaaaaaaataaaaaaagacttattgtgtttttttctgcgaagaaaaaaataacaattgaagACTTCAGttctttaaaaatgatatcattatatatatattgataaccGTCGATAATGTGACAAAGACAATTTAGAAAGTGTTTGTATATCATAGtggttttttatacattattttattttattataggtacAGAGGGCTTAGCCAAGTTGACATTCTACAATCGTAATCGCTAatagaaaactaaacaaatgtatGGGCATGACGTCATCTCAACGCTAAGTCACGTGATCAAAACAAACGAATAGAAAAGTCGTAGACAAGTTGACAATCGTTTAAAGTgatagaattgaatataatCGTTTCTACAACGATAATCGCTAACTCCATACAAAATGGTAGCCAAGTTACAGTTTTGACAAGCGCTGACGAAACGATGTCGAagttttttatcgataactAAGCGATCTTAGAGACTCAATAGTTAACGCTAAAAAAATGGCGTCTTATTTGGTGATCGAcaagtgttttgtttgttaaacttatttttttctattattaccttttaaaatgcATACTTTAATAATGTTGTGGTGTGCTCATAATGAAGAAGTGTGGCTTAGGCGGcaaaaaagagacaaaaatcGTCAGTGCATGGAAAACATACGCGAAATGCCGGCAACATTATTTGTGAATCAAAAAACAATCTTTGAAGCTCTTTGTCGTGAACTCCGACACAAGACTTCGTTAAAAGGAACCAAAGAGATTCCCCTCAATGTTAAGGTAAGTGCTTAATAatcttattgataatttatttatttattaaggacataccacatgtcataataaaaacatattcagaaTTAACATAAAGTGTGTGACTCTTCAAGACAGCCACAACAGTTATTTACgttacagttatataataataacataaacaatatttttacaataataaaaattactcacaatagaatattgtatttgatatttattttttaacgtaactatgataaatttcatttcctTAATTGTTGTGTGTTTGTATTGTGACtaaccaaattttaaaataattttcaggtgACTCTGGATATCCACAACATCCTTGGCTTATGACACCTATCCTCAATGCAGTTGAAGTTTCTAGGGAAGACCAATACACTCGATTGCATGTGCAAGCCCCTAACTGCATTGAGCGATGTTTTGGATTAGTCAAAGCAAGGTGGAGATGTTTGCTTAGAGACAGGGTTCTTCACTATCATCCTCATGTAGCTAGCAAAATTACAATGGCATGTTGTGTATTACACAATATAGCTTTGCAAGCTGGGCTGCCACCACCACAACCACTTCCTGCTGCACATGACAATGGGGATGATACAATGATGCAAGATCCCACATCCACTGTGTTTGTAGGTAGCCAGAGTGAAGTAATCCAAGGAAGAGCCATGCTGAGTTGTTTATTGAATAGGATatagtaagattattttaagatttaatatgaatctattttatatttcttaattataaattaaacttttatactctatacttaatttatcttctgtaaatattaatacgttGATTGTATTGTGAACAAGTCtaggtaattttactttaaatgtaatttatttaataataaaacagatttattcttacaactaaatttttattaaaacactaacatttattatcaaataaaagacgttaaaatataatataatataaataatttagtattattgtgtaggtaagaacaaaaaaaaaactttaggtAAAATCAGGTTTCTTAAAtgctacaacaaaattaaagtaatcaaaataaaattattcttatttaagtagacttttgaaacattattttacaaaactatattaagtggctaccaccggttctacACAGAAGAAATGGCAAGAACCTCAATAGTTAatcttttcaaacatttaaaatacaaacgaatatgaatgtatgaattaacaaaattaaaaatagctgtagaattttattatacaaatggaTACTTTGCACCAAGAATTTACTAGCTTTGCGGAgtcaaaaactttaaaaaaaaacgacgctGAAGACGACAGATTTGCCTGATGTCACTGCCGTTGAGGAGCACCCCGTGACGTGGAAGCGGCAGGCGTAGTGCCGGGCGGCGGCGTTAGCACTGGTGGTGGATGTTGTTGTGATGAGGTAGCAGTAAAGGCTGATGttgttgctaataaaataaaaaaactatattttaaattgggcacaaataaatttattcaggcaaaacattgtatctttaaaaaaaaggtacctGTATAGAGCATGAAGGAATAAAATCCAACATAATTTCATCCGTGGCTGTGGTAGAAATTTGGGGTGGACAGACCGTACAATTAGAATCTCTGGTCGGGGATGGTTGAGTGTTTCTCAGTGATGGTTGAGCCTGAAAATATGAAcaacttgataatttttatttaaagaagaaaatacaCTAATAAGCCAAGACcccaagcaaaaaaaaaaactagcatcAAAGCCTGTCTCTATAATTCCAGCTTGACCAATAACAGCAGTCAAACCCATTATACACAACACCCTCTCTTCTGAAGCAGTGAGAGTTTGTCTGCTGCTTGGACCACCACCAGCACCAGAAGCCTCACAACGTATTGCTAAAgcttttttcttagttttagcTTTCCAGTCTGCCCACACCTGgacattatttgttaatttttgtcattaatattttcatcaattattttataatttttgaaataagctgattgataatatttaagtgaatgaatgataattatagaaaactataaaataatatttttaggggGGTTTTATTAGAACCATACTTTTTTCCACTTGTCCCTTGGTTTTACTACTCCTCCACCTATGGAGTTTAATAACTCTTCTAATTGCTGCCACAGTCGGTCAGCTTTAATTCGGCCTTGTGGCCCTTGCTGGGGTCTCGTTATATCGCCATAACTAGAAGatgttaaaactatttcagagAAACAAAGGGTCTATTGATTAAGTAAAGAATCAAacacaattattgtttgtttcgtaAGTGGTAATATTAGTTCCTATCGCATATCGcgtcattgtttatgttttaaactttcAAGTGCTACAGTATGatagattttcaaataacaaaggaatatatttacgaaataagtaataattttacgtacCTTTCCATAAATTCCAGTAAAGTTGCAAACTGTTCTGGGCTTGCTCgagatttatatttcattctatAAAAGTTATCACATCATTTAAGGTATCGGTCATACTTAAgcaggataataaaataaaatttcgagtcacaagtaatgtttaaatttacattcggcactgtgatattgttataaacCAATTACAAGGAGAATGTATACCCAccctatttaatttacttattttttaacacttcaaataaatattcttcaaacttCAATTCAAAACAAGAGTTGATCCCGCGCTCAAAGTACACAACTGCGACTTTGACGTTGGTTTGACGTTTTAAAGATCGCTCACCATAGACTGAAGTGTAGGTTTTTTCTAAGTTCATTGTAGAATGAGCGATCGAATCACTCGTGTCAATATGGCTAGCTACTTATCGTTTTCTATAATCGCTTACGCCGAAGCGTTAACGATTGTAGAAAGAGATTCGATATGAAACGAATGTAACTTGGCTAGGCCCTCTGGTTATTGATGATCAAAAATCCATCActaaatttcgtaaataaacgCTTTAGACCTTAACAGAATCGATTACCATCAGTGGCCTGTTTGCCAATCCACCGACAAATAAAAACCCCGACTTcctcaaaatattttccttcaccgtgcTAGAGAACCTTAAACTAAGCatctaaaaatttaaagttacattcCGAGTTTGAACATATTCACTGGACCATCTTGCcttttcatcatcatcctcctgcccttatcccaattttactttttaaccaTCTTGCTTTTTAAAGGCTTAATTAATCCCTTTACTTTATTCTTTAGTGTAAACTCACAACTAGTTAATCTAGACACAAATACATTGCTCTATTTATCTATCGAAAAGGATCACTAATGACCATAGCGAGCTCATTAAACGGTAAACTTTCGAATACACTAGTGAAACTAACCGGCATACCTTAATATTCAAACCATCATCTAAATAATATACGCAATTATGTcacttatatatatgaaaataagaaCGAGAACTGCTTAAATATATTGGACTCTATGAGATCTAGTTGTTAGGGTGCATACAATGTACAACGTTTGGAAATATTCACGAATATATCAAGCAATTTTGAAACGTATATCAATGTAGTTGGTGATTGAAATCGCTTGAAATTCTATAATGGGAGACGGCTTAATGTAATGGTTACGTctaagtaaatataaagtttgCGGACCTGGCCCAACGATGTTACATGGAGCCAATGTTCAGTAGACTGGAAGTATTGATGAGAACAAAATTGATCTTGTAAAATAGTTTATGTctgttttgtttatgttataaaattacaaaaaaaaacccgttaagtttcttttgccggttcttctcaggttagAGAAGAGAGTTTTTCCTACCGGTGgtagtggtagtgtttaatttgactaacaGTAAGTAAATATGATGCTTCTATACTAAATAAAGTTtagagtttgagtttgagttttgagtcTATTAAGTAGTGGACATTTCATATCCAAAAGGCTTCTTATTTTCTTGAGAAGAAGGTGGAAGTGGAAATTACTCCACAGTGCTACtcatgtgggttggtggatataacTGTGGCGGAATCCagcccaaaaaaatattttttcaccatgtttttttttaccgccGAGCATTATTCACGTTGATGAATAtatcctttaaattatattattattaatatcgtcCTAAACGATGCTGGACATGGCTATTCTCAAGGGAATATAACCAACTGCAGAGGATTTATAGTAAGTTTGTATGCAtacacaagggaaataacaatTCTTTCACCCTCATAATCTAGAAGGGACAAAAATGCTgacgctattaaaaaaaaaataggtgcAGTACATTGCCAGGAGTGTTCGTTGCCAATCATCAATATCCGGGCTTATTGAGAATTGCTCGACTGAAAAACCCAAAAAATTTTTACTAGTCCAACACTGGGCTTTATCCTGTGACCTTAAGATCTGCTGCAAATGAGAGTtagtttacattataattattaaagacaaTATCGCATAACACTTTCTGATATTTTAGGATCAGAGGTAAATGATTGAATCGAAATAGATAGCACCTTTCCAGTTTATGGtcgaatgaattaattttaactgcCCAAAAATAGCAGACGTAAATATTCAATGTGCCTCCGACCCGAATCGATTTAGCAGGCAATGGGTTCGTTGTAATTAAATCTGTTAAAATTTATGGAGTATTATtaaaagtcgtttttttttcttgtattttatatacagctgtaaatgtcctactgctagGACTAGCTTTCTCTCTGTTTTGAGAAGAACATAGcctactccaccacgctgctccaatgcgcatTGGTGGCCGAATTGCATTGGAATGCcgtgaacaaaataaattataaacacaaattaagcgtaTAAAAGCGGCAAATGTCTGAGTTTGAACACACAACTATCGGTTAAGAGTGCACGTTCtagctgggccatctcggctcaacttttttttttatataatttatgtattaaattaaatcccgTTCTATGATAACTCGAAAGGGCATAAAAGaatgtttgaaaaaagaaaattgtttttatatattcctttttatataaaataaactatgggcgagatttatttacatctctgctatattatgcactacaaataaattcttgattaaaatatctttagacATACGTatgtaatataacaatattccaTTTCATGATTTACATCTACTATTACACGATACTACTTTTGCCAACACTCGAAACGCAATCTTCTAgaaaatccataataaatatcagtCTCAGAAATCagatattaaacttattaaaaaaaaaaaacacaaaaaataattcgaacGACAATCAAAAGACACcgaattaaacaaattatgacATAGCCAAAGAACCACACAATATGCCTATACTGCATCACGATGAGAAGTAACTCTCGCTGCTGGTggcatttatttatcttatctcCAAGGAGCTGTACTGGAGCTGAGCTGtcgattatttaaaatcttaaccGAATTTTGTGACAGCGCAGCGGAATTCGTCTCGaataaaattcgttttaatcgatttctttaatttgtaattccTAAATGTAACAGAGTTGTCTCTCTGACGCAACGTCAAACGCTAGAGAGGCGGCCAGCTTGAGTGCTGGGGAGGCCATTCGATGATCGAAAAAAAGAGCGTCATAGTTCAGTCGGGAATTATTTCATCAATATCtttcataattttgtaattgtaatagtGTTAAAGTTGATTATTATAGCATCGTAATTATAAAgtgctaatattttattgaaatacgttaaattaaattaaaaagagaatACTCTAAGAGACTACTAagagaaattttatatatttttttctttacttctaTTGTTGTTGAAATAAACTTATAGTATATCATATTTTTCGTGAGAATAGCGCGTTTAAACAAACTTTTAGCTTTATACAAAACGTGGCCATTATCAGACACTGGCGcatgtgaaatattataattattgagtaTGCGGGTTCAaccccaggcaagcaccaaggaattttcatgtgcttaatttgtgtttatagttcatcttgagcttgacggtgaaggaaaacatcgcaagaaaacctgcatgtttccaatttgaacgaaattcagccatatgtgaatccaccaatccgcattggagcagcgtggtggaatatgatcctaaccttctcctcaaaatggaTACTCAACCCGAAGGCGTGATCGGTATGTGTCATGTATGTTtccaaacaaattaatattagcaGTATGTCTGACAGTTGGATCCTGTAGGTCGTAGGACGTGCTTAGGACGCTGACGCAACGGATAAGGCAGTTGAAAGCGGTGGCAAAAAGGTTGCACGAGCGCTGAGATGTTGCTTGCCGCCACGGCACACGtagagaaaaaattaaaacaaatttaaatattcaaatgaattttaatgacgttgtaatgaaaatatctgatgaaagtaaacattgataaaacacaacaaaagttaataaaaaaaaaagtttgaacattaacttttataacaaaaccaTTCTAAACAAATCGCTCCAGATAAAGAGTGTTTATGCAAGTTTTAAagtgtcatatttttattttatctaagtgGAAAGAATTGTGAAATAAACTTGTCAAGTAATTATGATCTCTAATCCTAGATCATAAAGACTAAATTCAAATGACGAACATCATTAGCTTCTCAAACCCATTTCGTACAAGATACCACAGCATTTTACTTCACGATGCAACAAGTATAACCGCTTATACTTGAATTTTATCAGCATATTTCCAAGCATGTGTACAGctggattttatattttatttcgtaatggAACAAAATATATGGACCGATATTACAAATGCAGAGTCTCTCCGGCTTTCCCTTGTGGAACGAGTTTCACATGAACACTGGATAACGATATAACGattttcaaaatatgttattattgtatgagttttttaaataaaatacttgaatGTAATCCCCCAAGGTCATGGATTTTAATCCAAACTTCTAGAAAATTCGACAAAATCTGCTACAAGTGTATCCACTTCAAATAAATCCCGTTATATAATAActcgaaaagaaataaaacaatgtttgaaatattCCATTTCTCTATTTACATCTACTATTACACgataataaatttgacaaaactCAAAACGCATTCTTCTAGAAAATatcagatattaattatattaaaaaaaaaatatatatatagataaatatatatatatatagataggaGAAc is a window from the Vanessa atalanta chromosome 23, ilVanAtal1.2, whole genome shotgun sequence genome containing:
- the LOC125072951 gene encoding uncharacterized protein LOC125072951, translating into MKYKSRASPEQFATLLEFMESYGDITRPQQGPQGRIKADRLWQQLEELLNSIGGGVVKPRDKWKKAQPSLRNTQPSPTRDSNCTVCPPQISTTATDEIMLDFIPSCSIQQQHQPLLLPHHNNIHHQC